A genomic segment from Gadus morhua chromosome 4, gadMor3.0, whole genome shotgun sequence encodes:
- the hapln1b gene encoding hyaluronan and proteoglycan link protein 1 — translation MIWVLVCALVTLSVADELDILYPDLEHSRTIYVTENAPRISVLSQQDKVVSQRGGNATLPCTIQRDQMMPPNHKMRIKWTKLTSDYLKEVDVFVAMDYHKRSYGRFHGRVHLQGASPLDASLVISDLTLEDYGRYKCEVIDGLEDGTTVVSLDLQGILFPYSPRLGRYNLNFYEAERACREQDAAVASFDQLYEAWRGGLDWCNAGWLSDGSVQYPITSPREPCGGKATAPGVRSYGVREKEKNHFDVFCFTSHYKGRFYYLIHPSKLTYDEAVGACLKDGAEIAKVGQMYAAWKLLGYDRCDAGWLADGSVRYPISRPRRRCSPTEAAVRFSGFPDKKHKLYGVYCFKGQH, via the exons ATGATTTGGGTGCTGGTGTGTGCGCTGGTCACCCTCAGCGTGGCGGATGAGCTGGACATCCTCTACCCCGACCTGGAGCACTCAAGGACCATCTATGTCACGG AAAACGCCCCCCGGATATCGGTGCTATCTCAGCAGGACAAGGTGGTCTCTCAGCGGGGGGGCAACGCCACGCTGCCCTGCACCATACAGCGGGACCAGATGATGCCCCCCAACCACAAGATGAGGATCAAGTGGACCAAGCTGACCTCCGACTACCTTAAAGAG GTGGACGTCTTCGTCGCCATGGACTACCACAAGCGGAGCTACGGGCGCTTCCACGGGCGGGTCCACCTCCAGGGCGCCTCCCCCTTGGACGCCTCCCTGGTGATCAGCGACCTCACCCTGGAGGATTATGGGAGATATAAGTGCGAGGTCATCGACGGCTTGGAGGACGGCACCACTGTGGTTTCCCTCGACCTTCAAG gcatcCTCTTCCCCTACTCGCCGCGCCTTGGCCGCTACAACCTCAACTTCTACGAGGCGGAGCGGGCGTGCCGGGAGCAGGACGCGGCGGTGGCGTCCTTCGACCAGCTCTACGAGGCGTGGCGCGGCGGCCTGGACTGGTGCAACGCCGGCTGGCTGAGCGACGGCTCCGTGCAGTACCCCATCACCAGCCCCCGCGAGCCCTGCGGCGGCAAGGCCACCGCGCCGGGCGTGCGGAGCTACGGCGtgcgggagaaggagaagaaccaCTTTGACGTCTTCTGCTTCACCTCGCACTACAAGg gtCGGTTCTACTACCTGATCCACCCCTCCAAGCTGACCTATGACGAGGCGGTGGGGGCGTGTCTTAAGGACGGGGCAGAGATCGCCAAGGTGGGCCAGATGTATGCCGCCTGGAAGCTGCTGGGCTACGACCGCTGTGACGCCGGCTGGTTGGCCGACGGCAGCGTCCGTTACCCTATCTCCCGCCCCCGCCGGCGCTGCAGTCCAACCGAAGCGGCCGTGAGGTTCTCCGGCTTCCCAGACAAGAAACACAAGCTGTACGGAGTGTACTGCTTCAAGGGCCAGCACTGA